The nucleotide sequence CCGTGGCGGGCGAGCCAGGCGGTGGCCTCGTCGCGGGGCAGGGCGCCGGCGATGAGCCAGCCCTGCGCGCTGTCGCAGCCGAGGTCGCGCAGCCGGTCCCAGGTGGCGTCGTCCTCGACGCCTTCGGCGACCACGCGCAGGCCGAGGGAGTGCGCCAGGTCGACGGTGGAGCGGACGATCGCCGCGTCGTCCTCGTCGACGGTCAGGCGCGCGACGAACGAGCGGTCGATCTTGATCTCGCTGACCGGGATGTGGCGCAGGTGGACGAACGAGGAGTAGCCGGTCCCGAAGTCGTCCAGGGACAGGCGTACGCCGAGTTCGCGCAGCGCGTCGAGGTTGCCGGCGGCGCGCTGCGGCTCCTCGAAGAGCACGCGCTCGGTGATCTCCAGGTGCAGCGCGTCGGCCGGCAGGCCGTACCGGCGCAGCCCGGCGGCCACGGTGTCCGCGAACGCGGGGGCGTGGATGTCGCGTGCCGAGATGTTGACCGCCACGGGGACGTCGATGCCCTCGCCGCGCCACCGCGCGACCTGGGACAGCGCCTCGTCGACGACGTAGCGGGTGAGCCGCGGCATGAGGCCGGTCTCCTCGGCGAGGCGCACGAACACCTCGGGCGAGATGTAGCCGCGGTCGGGGTGCCGCCAGCGCACCAGGGCCTCGCAGCCGTCGACGCGGCCGGTGGTGAAGGACACCTTGGGCTGGTAGTGCAGTTCGACCTGGCGTACGTCGAGTGCGCGGCGCAGGTCGCCGAGCAGGAGGAGTTTGTCGCGGGTGTTGACGTCCCGTGCAGGGTCGTACAGCTCGACGCCGCTGCGGAGCCGCTTGGCGAGGTACATCGCGACGTCGGCGTATTGCAGCAGTCCGGCCATGCCGCGCGCGTGGTCGGGGAAGACGGCGACGCCGACGCTCACCTCGATGTCGAGGGCCAGGTCGTCGAGTTCGAACGGCTCCGCGAGCACTTCGACGATCTTCCGGGCCATGGCCTGCGCGATCTTGTCGGGCCGGTCGGTGCCGGGCTGCGCGGATCCGGCGTCGGCGGACCCGAGTTCGGGGACGAGGACCGCGAACTCGTCGCCGCCGAGCCGCGCGACCGTGTCTCCCGGGCCGATGACGCCGAGCAGGCGGTCTCCGACCTGGCGCAGGAGCCGGTCTCCCGCGAGGTGGCCG is from Yinghuangia sp. ASG 101 and encodes:
- a CDS encoding putative bifunctional diguanylate cyclase/phosphodiesterase; protein product: MRRFGGTDLSRVARPGRFVANAVFVTCVGNLLLLLAVARVVVGGDAPLPVDDVGVWIMLALVVTDGIHLGVTRRGMYVPGAIPSVAVTYALLIAHGWAPAALFLAVPVVISGLIRRDAAYRLIYITGHYALGLLAADAVLGVCGVRPRGGDVHTLTIAELPAVLLAGLVLVGVAQGAAWMLRASWRGVPTTTLAAEEIRVRIIANGALIGIAPLMAVVARANPWLLPLFVLPLHSLYRSTRVSFDREQLAHRDPLTGLPNRRLLLEHGEGVIRAAARDSRIALFLLDLHRFHEVNDTLGHLAGDRLLRQVGDRLLGVIGPGDTVARLGGDEFAVLVPELGSADAGSAQPGTDRPDKIAQAMARKIVEVLAEPFELDDLALDIEVSVGVAVFPDHARGMAGLLQYADVAMYLAKRLRSGVELYDPARDVNTRDKLLLLGDLRRALDVRQVELHYQPKVSFTTGRVDGCEALVRWRHPDRGYISPEVFVRLAEETGLMPRLTRYVVDEALSQVARWRGEGIDVPVAVNISARDIHAPAFADTVAAGLRRYGLPADALHLEITERVLFEEPQRAAGNLDALRELGVRLSLDDFGTGYSSFVHLRHIPVSEIKIDRSFVARLTVDEDDAAIVRSTVDLAHSLGLRVVAEGVEDDATWDRLRDLGCDSAQGWLIAGALPRDEATAWLARHGVGARMAPQRRPPDSPSHTERTRPLQNPTRVTG